In Desulfoferula mesophila, the genomic window CATCTGCACAAGCCCGAGTACCAGCACTTCTACGACTGCGACTACAAGAGTCAGATGATGGTCGCCATCTGCAAAAACTGGGGCCTCAGCGGGGTGATGTTGCACTACAACCGCGGCTGCGAGGGCCTGAGCCTGGGCATCGCCGAAAACCGCCTGGCCATTCAGGAAGCCGGTTATCCGGTGATGACCTTTGAGGGCAACATGGGCGACGAGCGCGAGTTCGACCTGGGCCGCACCATGCAGCGGGTGGACGCCTTCATGGAAACCCTGGGAGTCAAGAAGGTGGCGGCCTAGGGCCGTACTTTCGGGAGGACAAACCAATGTATACCGCTGGAATCGACGTCGGAGCCAAGACCGTCAAGATCGTGGTGACCCAAGACGGCAAGATAGTGGACCGCCAGATAGTGCCCGCCGGGCAGGACGCCCAGGCGGCCATCGAAGAGGCCTGGCAGAGCCTGGACACCCCCATCGCCGACATCGGCCTTATCGTGGCCACCGGCTCGGGCCGCAAAAGCACCAAACGGGCCCAGGGCTACGTCACCGAGGTGGCCGCCGCGGCCAAGGGGGCCCAGAAGACCGAACCCGAGGTGCGCACGGTGGTCGACGTGGGCGCCGAGGAGGGCCGGGCCATTCGCATCGACGAGATGGGCAAGTTGGTGGATTTTGCCATCAACGAGAAATGCGCCGCCGGAGCCGGGGCCTTCACCGAGGCCATGGCCCGGGCCCTGGAGGTGGATCTGCCCACCTTGGCCGCCATGAGCCTCAGGTCCACGGGCAACGTGGCCATGAACGCCCAGTGCGCCGTGTTCGCCGAGAGCGAGCTGGTCACCCTGGTGCATTCCAACACCCCCAAGGAGGACATGGCCAAGGCCATCCACGACGCGATCAGCGACCGCATCGTGTCCATGGTGCGCCGGGTGGGCATGGCCGAAAAGGTGATGCTCATCGGCGGCGTGGCCCTGAACGACGGCTTCGTGGCCTCTCTGGCCAACGACCTGGAAACCTCGGTCATCGTGCCCCAAGATCCCCAGCTGGTGTCCGCCTTCGGGGCCGCCATCCTGGGCGAGGAGGGCAACTACGCCGAGTCCCTGTCCGAAACCATCTAATAGCAGGCTTCCCCACGGGAGGATGAAAAATGGCTGAAGAATTTTGGAGATGGACCGAGTCCCGCTGGACCGATCCCGACATCGACTGGAGAAAGGGAGACATCATCACCGGCGGAGTGGACGTGGGCTCGGTGAGCTCCCAGGCGGTGGTCTTCGTGGACGGCCGGCTTTACTGCTACGGCAACACCCGCACCGGCTCCAACAGCCCAGACAGCGCCCACAAGGCCATGGGGCTGGCCATGGAAGACACCGGCATGAGCCTGGATGATTTGCAATACACGGTGGGCACCGGCTACGGCCGGGTCAACGTGCCCTTCGGCAACCGGGCCATCACGGAGATCGCCTGCCACGCCAGGGGGGCCAACTTCATGTACGGCCCCACGGTGAAGACGGTGCTGGACATGGGCGGCCAGGACTGCAAGGCCATCCACTGCGACCCCCGCGGCAAAGTGACCAACTTTTTGATGAACGACAAGTGCGCCGCCGGGACCGGCCGCGGCATGGAGGTCTTCGCGGACCTGTTGCAGGTGCCCATCACCCGGATCGGCGAGCTGAGCCTCCAGGTGGAGAAGGAGCCTCCCCCGGTGTCCAGCACCTGCGTGGTGTTCGCCAAGAGCGAGGCCTCCTCCCTGCTGCGCGAGGGCTGGCCCAAGGAGAAGGTCATCGCCGCCTATTGCTCGGCCATGGCCCACCGGGTGGTCACCCTGCTGGAGCGCATCGGGGTGGAGGAAGACTTCGCCATCACCGGCGGC contains:
- a CDS encoding acyl-CoA dehydratase activase gives rise to the protein MYTAGIDVGAKTVKIVVTQDGKIVDRQIVPAGQDAQAAIEEAWQSLDTPIADIGLIVATGSGRKSTKRAQGYVTEVAAAAKGAQKTEPEVRTVVDVGAEEGRAIRIDEMGKLVDFAINEKCAAGAGAFTEAMARALEVDLPTLAAMSLRSTGNVAMNAQCAVFAESELVTLVHSNTPKEDMAKAIHDAISDRIVSMVRRVGMAEKVMLIGGVALNDGFVASLANDLETSVIVPQDPQLVSAFGAAILGEEGNYAESLSETI
- the bzdQ gene encoding benzoyl-CoA reductase, bzd-type, subunit Q produces the protein MAEEFWRWTESRWTDPDIDWRKGDIITGGVDVGSVSSQAVVFVDGRLYCYGNTRTGSNSPDSAHKAMGLAMEDTGMSLDDLQYTVGTGYGRVNVPFGNRAITEIACHARGANFMYGPTVKTVLDMGGQDCKAIHCDPRGKVTNFLMNDKCAAGTGRGMEVFADLLQVPITRIGELSLQVEKEPPPVSSTCVVFAKSEASSLLREGWPKEKVIAAYCSAMAHRVVTLLERIGVEEDFAITGGIAKNVGVVGRIEKELGITALKPKIDTQIAGAVGAALFGDALVKKERKKG